The Desulfonatronum sp. SC1 DNA segment GAGCCGATTTGGGCCAGGGCGTCGGCGATGGTTTCCAGGCGGTCCTGGTGGGCCTCGAAGTCCGGATTCAACTTGGCGGCCATCTTGATGATCGGGACGACTGCTTCTGATACCCTTAAAAAGGCCAAGCCGGATATGGATGCGTCCTGGATTTCTTCGTCTTCGTCTTCCAAGGCGGAGAGGAGATAGTCCTTGAAATTAGCTTGTTCCAGGGTCGGCAGCAGATTCAGGGTCCGCCCTCCCATGATTTGGACCACGGCCTTGACGATTTTGTTGCGTAAAGCGCGGGGCGATTCGTCAAGTCGCTTGAGCAGCAATGGAATGGACTTCAAGTTTCCCATTTCACCGAGGGCGTCCACGATCATTGAAGCCACCAAGTCCGTGGACTGAGGAATGGCCTGGATCAGGGCGTTGATGGAGGATTCGTCCCGGATTTTCAACAAGGCCTCGATAACGGAAAACTGAACCCATTCTTCGTCAGAGAGGGCTTGGTTCAAACTTTGAACCGCTTCGGCAAATCCTAAACTGCCTAGGCTGACGGCGGCCTGATATCGTACGTTGACCTCGGGATCCTTGAGCAGGGCTTGGCATAAATGCGGTACGGCGAGGATGTTTCGAGTGGAACCGAGGATGTCCGAGGTGAAAATGCGGATGTCAACGTCATCGTCCTCCAGCAGGGCGACGAGTAGATTGATGTCCTGGTTGCCCACCTCCCGGAGAATGTCCATGGCCAGATTTCGTACCTGGGCATCCTCGGCTCGAAGCAACGGGCAAAGCCCCCGCACTACCTCGACGCCTCCCAATTGCCGCAAGGCCAAGTCCGCGGCCTCTTGGACCCCCAAGTTCGGATTTTGCAAAAGAATGATCAGTCCGGGGATAGCTTCCTCACAACCGAAATCTCCAGCATCCTGAGCAGCTTCGCGCAGAACTTCCGGATCCTTGACATGGAATCGCTCAATAACTTCTGGACAATCTGTCATGTTCAACCCGTGTTGTCGTTCTTGATGAAAATGCTTTATTGACAATTAGAAAAACTCGGACTCGTTCCACCCTTGAGGAGAGAATGGCAAAGCAAAAGCAATTGGTTCACCCCCCAAACGGTCTTAAAGCATCATGCACGCTTTCTCGTCAAGGTTTGAAAGCTTTTTGCGATGCCCGCATGCCCAGGGCCAAGAGATCTTACAAAAACTCGCCAAAGACACTTGACAAGATGCTCATGTCTCAAATATATATTACCGCTTTAGCGCGCCCGTAGCTCAGCTGGATAGAGTACCGGACTACGAATCCGTTGGTCGCACGTTCGAATCGTGCCGGGCGCACCATAAACAAAATCAAAAGGATACGACAAGAGTCGTATCCTTTTTTTATGTATACGGAAAGGAACAAAAAAAGGGATTCAAGCGCTTACAGCTTGAATCCCTAGTAATATTCTGGTGCCGAAGGGGGGACTCGAACCCCCACGAGGTTTCCCTCACCACCCCCTCAAGATGGCGTGTCTACCAATTCCACCACTTCGGCGCTTGATTTGGGAAGGATTACTGTGTTTCGGTTTGTGATTGCGGAGTAGTATTCTGAGGTTCCACGGGAATAGATATCTGCTCTTCAATGCTTCCGGGAGAGGCGGGAACTTGCGGTAAATCGGCTGGGAAGTCAAGGATCACGGATTCTTCGGCGGTACGCTGTCCGCTCATGTAGGTAAAACTCAGGGAGGTGATGATAAAAATGCTGGCCACGCTGATGGTCAGTTTTTTAAGCAGCCCCCCGGCACCGCTGCTGCCGAAGACGGAACTGCTTCCTCCGCCGAAGATGACTCCCATGCCTTCCTTGCCGGATTGCAGTAAAATGAGAATGACCAGGGCGATACAGGCCATAACGTGAATAGTGATGATCAGTGCGCTCAAAACGATACTCCTTGCGATATTTCAGACAGCCGTGGCAATGGCCGTGAAGCTGTCAACCTGCAAACTTGCACCACCTACCAGCACGCCGTTCACATTGTCAAGGCCGAGGATCGTTTTGGCGTTGTCCGGCTTGACGCTGCCGCCGTAGAGAATGCGGATTTCGCCGCTGCAATGCGGGAAGAAATCCTCTAAAGTCTTGCGAACAAGGACGTGGGCAGCGACGATGTCCTCGGTCTGGGCCACCTTGCCCGTGCCGATGGCCCAGACCGGTTCGTAGGCGATGGTCAATTGGTCCGGGGTCATGCCATCCTTGTTTACCTCGGCCAATCCCAGCCGGAGTTGCCCCTTGAGGACGTTTTCGACACTGCCGTGGGTACGCTGGTCCAGGGTTTCGCCGATGCACAGAATCATGTGCAGCCCGGCCTGCAGGCCGAAGGCGGTCTTTTGGGCGATGAATCGATCGGACTCCTTGAGTATGTGGCGGCGTTCGGAATGGCCGACCAGGGCGTGGGTGCATCCGGCGTCCGCGAGCATGAACGGGGCGACTTCTCCGGTAAAAGCGCCTTCAGCGGATGGATAAAAATTTTGCCCACCCAGGAACAGTCGCCCTTGTCCGCGGATGGTTTCGGCTACGGCCTTGAGCGCGGTGAAGGGCGGCAGCAGCAGGACTTCACGGTCCTCGGGCAAGGAGTCCCGAAGGCCGGCGGACAAGGCGACGGCCAACTGCACCGCCTGGGCCTCGGTTTTGTACATTTTCCAGTTTCCGGCGATCAATGTTTTTGGGGCCGTGCTCATGCGGCACACTCCTTAAGGGCTTTGAAGGCGGGGAGATCCTTGCCTTCCATGAATTCCAGAAAAGCTCCGCCTCCGGTGGAGATGAAGCTGACCTTGTCCGCCATGCCCGAGGCGTGAAGCATGGCGTCCGTGTCACCGCCGCCGACGATGCTCACCGCGGCGGATTCGGCCACGGCAGTTGCCACGCGCATGGAGCCGGAAGCAAAGGCCGGGTTTTCAAACGCGCCCATGGGACCGTTCCAGACCACGGTTCCGGCCCCGGCCAGGACTTCCGCGAACAGCGCTTGAGTAGCCGGGCCAATGTCCAGGACCATTTTGTCCGAGGGAATGTCCTGGTACGGGCAAACCCCGTCGGCCCGCTCGGACTTGAGACCTTCGGCATACACAAAGTCCACGGGAAGATAGAGCGCTGTCCCAAGTTCCTTGGCTTTGGCCAGGACGGTTCGGGCCGTATCCAGAAGATCGTCTTCCACCAGGGAGGCACCCACGCCGAAGCCTTGAGCCTTGATAAAGGTATTGGCCATGGCCCCGCCGATGATCATTCGATCCACCTTTTCCAAAAGGTTGTTCAGCAGTTCCAGCTTGCCGGAGACCTTGGCTCCACCGGAAACGGCCACAAAAGGTCGTTTGGGATCAGCCAGGGCCTGGCCCAGGTACTCCCATTCCTTTTGCATCAATAAACCCGCGCAGCAGGCCGGAATCAGCTTGGTCACGCCGACGTTGGAAGCGTGGGCCCGGTGGGCCGTGCCAAAGGCGTCGCTGACGAAAACGTCCCCCAGTTTGGCCAACTGGGCGCTGAAATCCGGATCGTTCTTGGTTTCTCCGGCATGAAAGCGCAGATTTTCCAGCAGCAGAATCTGCCCGGGCTCAAGGGCTTCGGCCATGGCCTGAACCTCGGGCCCCACGCAGTCCGGGGCCATGGCCACGTCCTTTCCCAGCAGCTCGGAAAGGCGGCGGGCAACAGGCCGCAGGCTCAATTCCGCTACGACCTGGCCCTTGGGACGCCCCATGTGGGAGCAGAGCACCAGCGAGGCTCCGCGTTCCAGGGCCAGTTTCAGGGTGGGCAGGCTGGCTCGGATGCGGGTATCCTCCTTGATGACGCCTTGATCCATGGGCACGTTGTAGTCCACGCGGACCAACAGGCGTTTATTCCGGACATCCACGTCTTTCAAATACGTAATGCTCATCGTTTTCCTCCTGGCTTGAGTGCGACAGGGGCATCTGTCGTGTAGATCAAACATTGGCAAAAGCCATTGGGCCACGGCTTGCCGCGACGCTTCGCGGATCACGCCGCATCAGAACGGCATCTCGCGCTCCCTCCGGGTGCGGATAGTACCCCCTGCGGCGTCCTATCCGTGAAAAACCCAGCGAAGTATAGAGGTGCAGAGCGGCAATGTTGGTTTCGTCCACCTCCAGGTGACAGACCACGACTCCCAGGGCCGATCCGTGATCCATAGCCGCGGTCACCAATTCACGGCCCATCCCGCGGCGCCGGAAACCGGGTAAAACGGCCATGTTCAAAATTTCCATTTCCGGAGGCAGGACCTGGCAGCTTATATAGCCGACCAGCGTCATGTGGTCACGGACTCCATGTATGCGGCACGTGCCTTGATCGTGACCGTTCTGGAACTGTCCGAGGGACCATGGGTCGGGGAAAAGCTCGGCCTCCAGCGAAACAACATCCGGGAGTTCGTCGCGAGAGAGCAGTAAGACGCAGGGCACTGCGGCTGATCCGTTTTCTTGGTGCGGGCGCGGGTAGTATCAGCCAGCGGTCCGCCCGAGGGCCTCGACCATCCTCTGATGGACCAAGGCATTGCTGGCCAGGATGGAGGGGATGTGCAGTTCGAACGCCGAATCGTCCATTCGGGTGACCAATCCTCCGGCCTCACGGACCAACAGCCAGCCCGCGGCCATGTCCCACGGCTTGAGATTAATCTCATAGAACGCGTCAAAGCGACCGCAAGCGACATAGGCCAGGTCGCTTGCCGCGGAGCCGGGCCGTCGAATCCCCTGAGTCAGGCTGAGCATGGTTTCCATCCATCCCAGGATCGGCGGCAACTGCTCCCGGACGGAGTAGGGGAATCCGGTGGCGACCAGCGAATTTTCCAAATCCGGGACGGTGGAAACATGGACCGGAGCGTTGTTGAGGTGGGTGCCCCGGCCCTTGGCGGCATGGAACAGCTCGTTGAGTACGGGCAAGTGGACAAGCCCGAGCTGGACATCCCCCTCGTCCCACAAAGCCACGGAGATGGCCACGAAGGGAAAGCCGTGGGCGAAGTTGGTGGTGCCGTCCAGAGGGTCGATGATCCAGGTGGGGCCGTTCAGTTTTTTTCCCAGGTCGTCGGTGGAGGCCGACTCCTCAGCCAAGAAATCGGCATCGGGGAGCAAATTCCCCAGACGTTCCTTGAGCAGTTTTTCCAGGGCCAGGTCCGCTGTGGTAACCAGATCAATCCGGCCCTTATGGCGGATTTCTCGCGGAGCGTGCCAGTACCGCATCAGCAGATCCCCGGCTTCGCGGACGATGTCGATGGTTTTTGGGAGAAGCAGTGCGTGGTCGGTCATCCGGGGAACATATGCGTAAACAGGGCGGATGCCAAGATGCGGGGGCGAGCATCGAGCTTCGAATAAGGATCAGCCATCAACGAATCAAACTCTCAGACTTCGTTCTCACCAAGGGCAAGCCGGGTAGGCTGTCCAATTGTTGTTCCATTGGCCGACGTTCATGGCCAGGTCGCAGGCCAGGATGGTCATGATTGAGGCAGCCGGTTCCTCCGGGAGGCGGCGGGTGTGGTGGGCGATGATGTAGTCGCGGCGGGGTTGGGGTTCCATGCGACCGGCGTGTTCCATGATCCAGATGCGCTGGCCGCCCTCCACTTCGAAGATCTCTAAGCGCATGCTGATGCTGGTCGTTCCCCTGGAGCCGCCGCTGAGAAAGTAGGGGATTTCGCCGCGGATGATCAGGTCCACATCCAGGGACTTGGCTTTGGCCAAAGCTCTGGGGAGTCCCGGCCAGGTCGCGTCTTCCTCGTAGACAAAGGTGGGAAAGACCGCGGCCTGGCTCCAGGTTTGCCAGAAAATGCGGCCCAGGGCCCGGCCCAGGACGATGGGGTTGTCCGTGGGTTGGGTGACCTGCATGGGATAGAAAAGGGCCGATAGCGGGGCGGCTGGAGTGTTCTTGGGGTAAATCGATATCACGGGAGGGCCTCGGAAAATCGGGGCGTCGGTGGTCACTTCCTGGGGACCGATACGCGGTTCCCAGTAGTTTCCAATCACACCGATATACTCCCCTGTTTGCCGGACCATCTCGCAGCCGGTAAGCATCGCAAAGCCCAAGGCCAAAAGCAGTATCCCAAAGACGAGTCCGTTTCGTTTCCGCATGGTCGAGGCTCTCCTTTGGAGAAAGCTGCTATTGGGGCAAGGGGGAGGCCGTGGGGGCCTCCTTGACGGCTTCGAGTAAGTGTTCGCGGGATTCGATCAGGTTCTCCCGCAACTGGAGCCGCTTTTCAGGAGTGACAAGCCGAAAGTTCGGTCGCTCGATGATTTCCTCAAGCATTTTCATTTCCCGCTCAACTTTCAACAGCCGCGTCTGAAGCTGTGGTTCGTTGACGCAAAACCTGTTCACCGCGGCGGCCAAAGCCCGCACTTCCCGTGACAAATCCAGTAAGGCCTCCGGCCTGGTCTGTTTGGAGACTTCCTGGTAATCCCGGTAATTATTCCAGATTCGTTTCAACCAAGAGAACATGACGACAATTCCTCCGTTGTCCGGCCGCGGGGTTGTTGGTCAGAAGATCGGCGCGCCGCTGCGTTGAGCCATGCTCATGACGATGGCCAGCAGAAGAATGAACGGAATCAAGGGCAGCAACATGGCCAGAATGACTTTGGCCGTCGTCGTCCGATGGATGTACTTGTAGCCCAGAAACGTGATGACCAAGGACCAGATCGCGCCCACTAAAGGGCCGATGAACGGAATCAGCGTCAGCACCATGGGGGCGCTGCCGTAGGTCAGGGCCCGAAACGTCCCCTCGAACCCCCGCGTTGCTCCTCCGACCATGCTCAGGCAGGCGTGGACCAGCATGGCCATGACGTACAAGAGCATGGTCAAAATGATCGGGTAGCCCACCAGCAGCATCGCGGCACTGATCCCCATGGCCTCGCCTTCCCCGGTCATGCCCGACGTCACGCCGGTCATATCCCAGAGCATTTGCAAGACGATCTGAAACTCAGCGATCAGCAGGTAAAAGATCAATGGTTTGATCTGTCCGGCCCCCACGGGCATGGCCTGAAAAAAAGCCACAGGACGGAGCATGGCTCGTTTGATGGTCTCCCAGATGCCGGGAAAAAAACCGTAAATATCCAGCCGTTCCCAGGGTACCTCGATCTCGCCGTCTCCCGTGACTTCTTCAGTGGGGGGCGGATCTCCTGATTCCTGGTGGGGAGAGCCCATGGAAGCGAGGTTGTCCCAGAAGTCGCCATTGCCGGTAGGTGTTTTCCCGGACGAAGTTTTCTCGAATGGCGCTTTTTGGGATGCAGTGTCTTCGGCGGTATCGGCCCGGCCTGTTTGATGGCCGGAGTCGATTTCAGGGGCGCTTTGGGGCTCGGATTGGATTCGATGGGGAGCGGGCTCGTCGCTTGGAGGAGCCGCAAGCAGGGGAGGAGGGGGGACGGCTTCGTCGGCTGTTCGAAATTGAAATTTATGTTTGCATTTCGGGCAGGTGGCGATTTCCGCCCGTTCCGGGATTTTTTCGTCTGAAACGGTCCTGGCGAAGCCGCATTGTGGACAGGTGATTTCCATGGTGTTTCCTCGGGGACAAACGTTCAACAACTTCGTTCATTCCTAGCCCGTCCCGAGGAGAGAAGCAAGCAAGCGTGAAGCCGTACGCGGCTTGCCGGGTGATTACTTGTAGGCGTTCCTGGCGTAGCGCATGGTCGTGGTCGGAGTATTCCTCTCCGGAGCAGCGAAGCCGGAGGCAGAGGCGGTCATGGTGGAGGTGGTCGAGGAAAAAGTAGTTGGATTCTGGTTTTTGATTTCCTCGAACGCGGACTTCAAACCGGAAAGAATGGTGATCACCTCGTCGATGAGCTTGGGGTCCAGCTTGAGGTTGGCCATTAGTAACCGCGTGTTGCAGTAGAAATAGAGCTTGTGCAGGTTCTCGCCAAGCTCACCGCCTTTTTGGGTGTTCAAGCTGCTGTCCAGTTCCCCGATGATGTCCAGGGCTTTGGATATCAACAGTCCTTTTTGCTCCATATCCCGTTCTTTCATCTTTTGCTTGGCCTGCTGCAAGAAATTGATCGCTCCTCCATAGAGCAACACGACAACGTCTCCGGGGTTGGTCGTGGTGACCTGGGTTTGGAGGTAGGCTTTTGCGGCGTTGTACATGCTTTTCTCCAGATCTTGAGGATTAGAATATCACGATGGGCAAAAGCTAATGCCGATTACTTCGTGTCCGAAGTCAACTGCCCAAGCTGTGACCTTATGGAGGCACCGAGCTGGTCGTAATAGCCGAGCAAGGTTTCCAAACGAGCGAACCGAGCGCGTAAGTCCCGCTCCATGCGGGCGATGCGGCGCTGTTCGAACTCGATTTTTCGATCAATACCATCGGTGATGTCGTCGTAGTTCTCTTCAAGTATTTTAAGCGGTCCGGTTTTGATATCCGTCAAATCCTTGAGCGCATCGGCAAGTTCAGGGATCTTGCCGTATTTCAGGAAGACTTTGCCGGAGTAGTCCCCATCCACGGACATATCGTCCACCTTGATGACCATACCGGCCTCCGGCTTGCCGCTCTTGCCGGTGATTTCCCCGTTGCCGCTGTAGTTGGCTTGGTTGCCGTTGATGGTCGCGTTGATGATCTTGCCGTCGCTGACTGTGTATTTCACGACGTACTCACCGCCCTTGGTCACCCCGTCAATGCTGGATAAATACCGGAAGTCCTGGGAATCGCTGGAGCCGATGTAGTCCGCCGCGAATACCCGGGCAAAGGCTTCCGGACGGTTGCGCAAGGAGTGCTCCAAAACTTCCTCGTCCAGTTTGAGCATGCCGAACGTGGGGGAGCCTTGTTCCGCATCCGTGGTGATCCCGATCATGCCCAGGGAGCTGAACACGTCGTTGTTGACGTCAAAGCCAATGCTTTTCACGGAGGTGATGGACTTCAGCCGCGAGTCGATCATCTGGATGGCGTAGTTGCCGGTCAGAATGGATCCGTTGCCGCTTTGATCCACCTTGGTCAATTTGGTGATCTGGGCTCGCACCTCGTTCACCTGGTCCACGAATTCCCGGACATTGTCCAGAACCTTTTCATTGTTCACGGCAATGTTCAGCGTGGTCGTGCCGGCTTGACGTAGGTTGAGGGTTACGCCGTCCAACAGGTCGGATATCGTGTTCGTGGAGCGTTCAATCCAGTCATCAGCGCCCGGGGGGAAGCCGTCGATCTTGAGTTTGGAGTTCTGCGCGGCTTGGGTTTCATTGAAGTCTGCGTCCGTAAAGCCGGGAACCGTGGTGGTATCGTTGATGGCAATCATCTTGCTCGCTCCCAGGTCCATGCCCCGAAGCTGTAAGTGGTACTCACCTTCCGCGCTTTTGATGATGCTGGCCCGGATACCCGGGTTTTCCGGATCCGTATTGATCAAGTTGCGCAGGCCCTCCAGGCTGCCTCCGGACGGCAGGTTCAGCATCCTGGTTTTGCCATTGTAGGAATAGCTGAACACCTGGGCCGAGCCCCCGGTGATGTCCTCGGTCGTGCTGGGCTTGAAGGTTTCGCTGGTCCGAATGTGGTTCTGGGCCAGTTGGTGAACTTCCAGCACATGGCTGCCAACTTGGGCCTTGTCCGTGGCCGTGGCCGTAAGCACGTTCTTGTTGACGCTGTCCGCGTCCTTGACCATGAATTTGGCCATGGTATTGATGCGTTGCAGGTTGGTCCGCAGGTTGAGCATCTTGGAATTCAGTTCCCGAAACCCTTCCTGCTTTTTCTCCCACTCCTTTTTCCAGAGTTCCAGGCGGGCGGTTTGTCTGCGCTCCAAGTTGATCAACTGCTCAATCATGGTTTTGAAGTCCGTTCCGGACCCCAGACCCGTGAAGTTGATCGATCCTGATATAAGGGCTTCCGTATCCATGATGCGACCTTGTTGGGAAAAAGTTGCTGGTTCGATTTACCTCATGTTATTTCAAGCAAAGTCGATGCCATTATCTTGATTGGCCGCCATCACCAAAAAAAGGCCGGACCCTGGGACAGGGCCCGGCCTTGAAGATCAAGCCCTGGTTGATGGTTAGCCGCCGATGAGCTGCATTGCCATCCTGGGCAGGGAGTTGGCCTGGGCGAGCATGGCCACGCCGGCCTGGGTCAGAATCTGGCTGCGCACGAATGCAGTCATCTCCAAGGCAATGTCCGCGTCCGAAATCCGCGATTCCGCGGCCTGGATGTTTTCAGCCTGAATCTGGAGATTGGTGATGGTGTTTTGCAGCCGGTTCTGCAGGGCGCCGAGGCTGGCTCGGATGTTGTCCTTGGAGAGAATGGCATTTTCCAGTGCATCCAGGGCTCGCTGGGCACCCTGTTGGGTGGATATGGAATAGCCGGCATCCCCTTGAAGGCCGATACCACTGACATGCTCTCTGTTAGCAAAATTACCTACGCCCAACGCCGAAGCCGTGGAGTTGCCGATGGCAATATAGTAATAGTCTTCGCTGCTGTCGTTGGATGGTCCAAAGTGTACTTTCAGGGGGCCTGTTGACTGCAGGCCAGAGCCAATATGCCCTGCCCCCCAACCGTGAGGATTGCCAGCAGCGTCCGTACTACCTGCAACGCCTCCTCCCGATAAATTCCCATTCAGGAGATAAATACCATTAAACTTCGTGGCACTCGCGATTCGGGTGATTTCCGAGGCCATGGCCTGATACTCGGAGTCAATGATCAGCCGCTGGTCCGAGTTGTAGGTGCCTGTGGCCGCCTGGGTGGCCAGTTCCTTCATCCGGATCAGCTTTTCGTCGATAACGGCCAGGGCGCCGTCAGCGGTCTGGATCATCGAAATGGCGTCGTTGGCGTTGCGGACACCCTGGTTCAACGAGGCGATCTCCGCCCGCATCAACTCACGAATGGCCAAACCGGCGGCGTCGTCGGCGCCGCTGTTGATTCGCAGACCGGATGAAAGGCGTTGGGTGGATGTGGCCAGAGCGCTATAATTGCCACCCAGGTTTCGGGCCGCGTTCATGGCCATGAGATTGTTGTTAATACTTAACATAGCACTTCCTCCTTGCAATATGTTGGCTTCCTTGCCTGGGCGTCAAACCGTCCATCATGGACATGATCCGCACCCGCCGCGGGTGGGGCCGCCCAGTATTTGACTACTGTATCGACGGATGAAGAAAAAACTTTAGGGCGGAATCGAAATGCACGAGATATTCAGATCATCTCTCTCCGTCACCATAAGGGTTGTTTGGGAAAAGCTTACCGTATCTGATAATCCGGAAGGCAAGGCAGGAAGTGATTTGCAAAAAAGAAGCCGTTTCGCAGGTTCGCTAAAAACTCAATCTGTTCACCCAACCTTCCGCTTCTTCCGATACGTGGCCAGCCAGGAGTTGAGCCGCGGTTCCTGGCCTTGAAGTTTGGGCTCGTAGAAGCGAAGGTTGACTTCGGCGGGGAGGTAGTCTTGTTCCACCCAGGCATCGGGGTAGGCGTGGGGGTATTTGTAGCCGCGGCCGTAGCCCCATTCCTTTTGCAGGGCCGAGGAGGCGTTGCGCAGGTGCAGGGGAACGGGCCGTGGGCCGTGGGCGCGGATTTCCTTTTGGGCGGCCAGGTAGGCGGCGTAGGTGGCGTTGCTCTTGGGAGCCAGGGAGAGGTAGACGGTGGTTTCAGCCAGGGGGATAAAGCCTTCGGGCATGCCCACGAATTCCACGGCCTGCTGGCAGGCCACGGCCAAGCCAAGGGCCTGGGGATCGGCCAGGCCGACGTCCTCGGAGGCTGAGAGAATCAGGCGACGGCAGATGAAGCGGGGATCCTCGCCGCTTTCCAAGAGACAAGCCAGGTAGTAGAGGGCCGCGTCCGGGTCGCTGCCGCGGATGGATTTGATCAATGCGGAGGCAAGTTCATAGTGGGAGTCGCCCTCCCGGTCCCCGCGCAGAACCACTTCGGGCAAGGCTTGACGCAGCTTGTCCT contains these protein-coding regions:
- a CDS encoding inositol monophosphatase family protein, which codes for MTDHALLLPKTIDIVREAGDLLMRYWHAPREIRHKGRIDLVTTADLALEKLLKERLGNLLPDADFLAEESASTDDLGKKLNGPTWIIDPLDGTTNFAHGFPFVAISVALWDEGDVQLGLVHLPVLNELFHAAKGRGTHLNNAPVHVSTVPDLENSLVATGFPYSVREQLPPILGWMETMLSLTQGIRRPGSAASDLAYVACGRFDAFYEINLKPWDMAAGWLLVREAGGLVTRMDDSAFELHIPSILASNALVHQRMVEALGRTAG
- a CDS encoding flagellin, yielding MLSINNNLMAMNAARNLGGNYSALATSTQRLSSGLRINSGADDAAGLAIRELMRAEIASLNQGVRNANDAISMIQTADGALAVIDEKLIRMKELATQAATGTYNSDQRLIIDSEYQAMASEITRIASATKFNGIYLLNGNLSGGGVAGSTDAAGNPHGWGAGHIGSGLQSTGPLKVHFGPSNDSSEDYYYIAIGNSTASALGVGNFANREHVSGIGLQGDAGYSISTQQGAQRALDALENAILSKDNIRASLGALQNRLQNTITNLQIQAENIQAAESRISDADIALEMTAFVRSQILTQAGVAMLAQANSLPRMAMQLIGG
- the rimI gene encoding ribosomal protein S18-alanine N-acetyltransferase, coding for MPCVLLLSRDELPDVVSLEAELFPDPWSLGQFQNGHDQGTCRIHGVRDHMTLVGYISCQVLPPEMEILNMAVLPGFRRRGMGRELVTAAMDHGSALGVVVCHLEVDETNIAALHLYTSLGFSRIGRRRGYYPHPEGARDAVLMRRDPRSVAASRGPMAFANV
- the fliD gene encoding flagellar filament capping protein FliD, encoding MDTEALISGSINFTGLGSGTDFKTMIEQLINLERRQTARLELWKKEWEKKQEGFRELNSKMLNLRTNLQRINTMAKFMVKDADSVNKNVLTATATDKAQVGSHVLEVHQLAQNHIRTSETFKPSTTEDITGGSAQVFSYSYNGKTRMLNLPSGGSLEGLRNLINTDPENPGIRASIIKSAEGEYHLQLRGMDLGASKMIAINDTTTVPGFTDADFNETQAAQNSKLKIDGFPPGADDWIERSTNTISDLLDGVTLNLRQAGTTTLNIAVNNEKVLDNVREFVDQVNEVRAQITKLTKVDQSGNGSILTGNYAIQMIDSRLKSITSVKSIGFDVNNDVFSSLGMIGITTDAEQGSPTFGMLKLDEEVLEHSLRNRPEAFARVFAADYIGSSDSQDFRYLSSIDGVTKGGEYVVKYTVSDGKIINATINGNQANYSGNGEITGKSGKPEAGMVIKVDDMSVDGDYSGKVFLKYGKIPELADALKDLTDIKTGPLKILEENYDDITDGIDRKIEFEQRRIARMERDLRARFARLETLLGYYDQLGASIRSQLGQLTSDTK
- the fliS gene encoding flagellar export chaperone FliS; its protein translation is MYNAAKAYLQTQVTTTNPGDVVVLLYGGAINFLQQAKQKMKERDMEQKGLLISKALDIIGELDSSLNTQKGGELGENLHKLYFYCNTRLLMANLKLDPKLIDEVITILSGLKSAFEEIKNQNPTTFSSTTSTMTASASGFAAPERNTPTTTMRYARNAYK
- the secG gene encoding preprotein translocase subunit SecG, which codes for MSALIITIHVMACIALVILILLQSGKEGMGVIFGGGSSSVFGSSGAGGLLKKLTISVASIFIITSLSFTYMSGQRTAEESVILDFPADLPQVPASPGSIEEQISIPVEPQNTTPQSQTETQ
- a CDS encoding HEAT repeat domain-containing protein → MTDCPEVIERFHVKDPEVLREAAQDAGDFGCEEAIPGLIILLQNPNLGVQEAADLALRQLGGVEVVRGLCPLLRAEDAQVRNLAMDILREVGNQDINLLVALLEDDDVDIRIFTSDILGSTRNILAVPHLCQALLKDPEVNVRYQAAVSLGSLGFAEAVQSLNQALSDEEWVQFSVIEALLKIRDESSINALIQAIPQSTDLVASMIVDALGEMGNLKSIPLLLKRLDESPRALRNKIVKAVVQIMGGRTLNLLPTLEQANFKDYLLSALEDEDEEIQDASISGLAFLRVSEAVVPIIKMAAKLNPDFEAHQDRLETIADALAQIGSTEPLRLILRETDPAATALTVKTLGRLPGADSSHLLMDIFWKHDRDVQRDLMDALCVVAGDEAEPFFLDLLDRHNDGHVLKQAMRFLSRGAARERDNSGLAGKLFTFLDHPYPDVRAVALEACISLGEKSLVEKFHQMFASPNADKRAMAILGLGNLGCDTHLNVIRTALEDESTAVRKAALEAGIKLCGLTEEVFKMISLRLQDEDRDVRLTLVTLLGDCACSMVNVAPILKSALSDADDWVRIRAIEALGRLKVKDAIKDLAPLLQENNPLVSIKVVDALGMIGGQAAFQILLGMLNNDDPELINAVEDAIAVLQEHEEG
- the pgk gene encoding phosphoglycerate kinase, producing MSITYLKDVDVRNKRLLVRVDYNVPMDQGVIKEDTRIRASLPTLKLALERGASLVLCSHMGRPKGQVVAELSLRPVARRLSELLGKDVAMAPDCVGPEVQAMAEALEPGQILLLENLRFHAGETKNDPDFSAQLAKLGDVFVSDAFGTAHRAHASNVGVTKLIPACCAGLLMQKEWEYLGQALADPKRPFVAVSGGAKVSGKLELLNNLLEKVDRMIIGGAMANTFIKAQGFGVGASLVEDDLLDTARTVLAKAKELGTALYLPVDFVYAEGLKSERADGVCPYQDIPSDKMVLDIGPATQALFAEVLAGAGTVVWNGPMGAFENPAFASGSMRVATAVAESAAVSIVGGGDTDAMLHASGMADKVSFISTGGGAFLEFMEGKDLPAFKALKECAA
- a CDS encoding YIP1 family protein, translated to MEITCPQCGFARTVSDEKIPERAEIATCPKCKHKFQFRTADEAVPPPPLLAAPPSDEPAPHRIQSEPQSAPEIDSGHQTGRADTAEDTASQKAPFEKTSSGKTPTGNGDFWDNLASMGSPHQESGDPPPTEEVTGDGEIEVPWERLDIYGFFPGIWETIKRAMLRPVAFFQAMPVGAGQIKPLIFYLLIAEFQIVLQMLWDMTGVTSGMTGEGEAMGISAAMLLVGYPIILTMLLYVMAMLVHACLSMVGGATRGFEGTFRALTYGSAPMVLTLIPFIGPLVGAIWSLVITFLGYKYIHRTTTAKVILAMLLPLIPFILLLAIVMSMAQRSGAPIF
- the tpiA gene encoding triose-phosphate isomerase, giving the protein MSTAPKTLIAGNWKMYKTEAQAVQLAVALSAGLRDSLPEDREVLLLPPFTALKAVAETIRGQGRLFLGGQNFYPSAEGAFTGEVAPFMLADAGCTHALVGHSERRHILKESDRFIAQKTAFGLQAGLHMILCIGETLDQRTHGSVENVLKGQLRLGLAEVNKDGMTPDQLTIAYEPVWAIGTGKVAQTEDIVAAHVLVRKTLEDFFPHCSGEIRILYGGSVKPDNAKTILGLDNVNGVLVGGASLQVDSFTAIATAV